One part of the Sulfolobus tengchongensis genome encodes these proteins:
- a CDS encoding exodeoxyribonuclease III: protein MKIVSWNINGIRAALKKNLLEFVQANNFDIIMFQETRGDLVPLDFIMMGYSIFSFPSKRRGYSGVMTLSKIKPLNVIKGLGIEEFDSEGRVISIELEDFFVVNSYFPRAGDKLERLDFKLKFNSAIEKFSEQLRKNKPVVICGDFNIAHQNIDAAYGDPSMPGLTPQERAWLSHFLSLGYIDTFRYFHPNQRKYSWWSYMMNARERNLGLRLDYCLVSEEIKDRIKNADILVEVLGSDHAPVILELI, encoded by the coding sequence AACAATTTCGATATAATAATGTTTCAAGAGACTAGAGGTGATTTAGTTCCGCTTGATTTTATAATGATGGGTTATAGTATTTTCTCCTTTCCATCTAAGAGAAGGGGTTATAGTGGTGTCATGACATTAAGTAAAATAAAACCATTAAACGTAATTAAGGGACTAGGGATCGAGGAATTTGATAGTGAGGGTAGAGTAATTAGTATAGAACTGGAAGACTTCTTCGTTGTAAATTCATATTTTCCTAGGGCAGGAGATAAGCTAGAGAGATTAGATTTTAAGCTTAAATTTAATTCTGCGATTGAGAAATTCTCTGAGCAGCTTAGAAAAAATAAGCCAGTAGTAATTTGTGGAGATTTCAATATCGCTCATCAAAATATAGATGCAGCTTATGGAGATCCTTCCATGCCAGGTTTAACGCCACAAGAAAGAGCATGGCTCTCTCATTTCCTCTCCTTAGGTTATATTGACACGTTTAGGTATTTTCATCCAAATCAGAGGAAATATAGTTGGTGGAGTTACATGATGAATGCTAGGGAGAGAAATTTAGGATTACGATTAGATTATTGTTTAGTATCAGAAGAAATAAAAGATAGAATAAAAAACGCTGACATTTTAGTTGAAGTCCTAGGTTCTGATCATGCGCCAGTGATTTTAGAACTAATATAA